The Mycolicibacterium smegmatis genome has a window encoding:
- the selA gene encoding L-seryl-tRNA(Sec) selenium transferase, whose protein sequence is MTDPRRRVPRTDTLLADPRLAAAEQLLGRALVKSVIAEAQQKARAGEIPPEQVADAAVAALPTGATSLRPVINATGVVVHTNLGRAPLSRAAIDAVVTASGATDVEFDLETGRRARRGRGALAALARAVPTAGGVHVVNNNAAALLLAAMTLAPGKEMIVSRGELIEIGDGFRLPALMESTGSRIREVGTTNRTHLRDYADAVGPDTGFVLKVHPSNYSVSGFTSSVPVRELAALGAPLVVDIGSGLLTPHPLLPDEPDATTMLRDGADLVTASGDKLLGGPQAGLLFGTEDLIERLRRHPAARALRVDKLTLAALEATLTGPPPPVAQALSVDVESLRVRAGRLASLLPDAKAVDCTAAVGGGGAPDVELPSAAVSLPEAYAAPLRVGNPSVVGRLENGRCLLDLRTVAPEDDGKLVEAVRACSS, encoded by the coding sequence ATGACTGATCCCCGTCGCCGGGTGCCCCGCACCGACACGCTGCTCGCCGACCCGCGCCTCGCCGCGGCCGAACAGCTGCTGGGCCGCGCGCTGGTGAAATCCGTGATCGCCGAAGCGCAGCAGAAGGCGCGGGCCGGTGAGATACCTCCTGAGCAGGTCGCCGACGCCGCCGTCGCCGCCCTGCCGACAGGCGCGACGAGCCTGCGACCGGTCATCAACGCCACCGGCGTCGTCGTACACACCAACCTGGGCCGGGCACCGCTGTCGCGCGCCGCGATCGACGCCGTCGTCACCGCCAGCGGCGCCACCGACGTCGAATTCGACCTGGAGACCGGCCGCCGGGCCCGGCGGGGCCGCGGAGCGTTGGCCGCGCTCGCGCGCGCCGTCCCCACCGCAGGCGGCGTACACGTCGTGAACAACAACGCCGCAGCGCTGCTGCTCGCCGCGATGACATTGGCGCCGGGCAAGGAGATGATCGTCAGCCGCGGTGAGCTCATCGAGATCGGCGACGGCTTCCGTCTGCCCGCGCTTATGGAGTCGACCGGGTCGCGTATTCGAGAGGTGGGCACCACCAACCGCACCCACCTGCGCGACTACGCCGACGCCGTCGGCCCCGACACCGGGTTCGTGCTCAAGGTGCATCCGTCCAATTACTCCGTCAGCGGGTTCACGTCGTCGGTGCCGGTTCGTGAACTCGCCGCACTCGGCGCACCGCTGGTGGTCGACATCGGCTCGGGCCTGCTGACGCCGCATCCGTTGCTCCCCGACGAGCCCGATGCGACGACGATGCTGCGCGACGGCGCCGATCTGGTCACCGCGTCGGGTGACAAGCTGCTCGGCGGGCCCCAGGCCGGTCTGCTGTTCGGCACCGAGGATCTGATCGAGCGGTTGCGCAGACATCCCGCGGCGCGCGCCCTGCGTGTTGACAAGCTGACCCTCGCCGCGTTGGAGGCGACCCTGACGGGTCCCCCTCCGCCCGTCGCACAGGCGTTGAGCGTCGACGTCGAGTCCCTACGCGTGCGGGCCGGTCGCCTGGCATCGCTGCTTCCCGACGCGAAGGCTGTGGACTGCACTGCGGCTGTCGGCGGTGGTGGGGCGCCAGACGTTGAATTACCCAGTGCGGCAGTCAGTCTGCCCGAGGCGTATGCCGCTCCGCTGCGCGTCGGCAACCCGTCGGTCGTCGGGCGGCTGGAAAACGGACGCTGCCTGCTGGACCTGCGCACCGTCGCCCCCGAGGACGACGGCAAGTTGGTCGAGGCTGTCCGCGCATGTTCGTCGTAG
- the selD gene encoding selenide, water dikinase SelD, translated as MTYRLTQYAHGGGCACKIPPGELEDVVRGLTHADPKDPLGELLVGLDDGDDAAAVRINGDTALIATTDFFTPVVDDAYDWGRIAATNALSDVYAMGGRPVVAVNLLGWPRDVLPFELAAETLRGGLDVCAAAGCHLAGGHSVDDPEPKYGLAVTGIADPKRLLRNDSGKPGVPLSLTKPLGIGVLNSRHKATGEVFPQAIEAMTTLNAAASAAALAAGVECATDVTGFGLLGHLHKLARASGVTAVIDSKAVPYLEGAREAIAAGFVSGGSRRNLEWVSPHIDVSEVKEDEALLLADAQTSGGLLIAGEIPGAPVIGELVARGDHTIVVR; from the coding sequence ATGACGTACCGACTGACCCAATACGCCCATGGTGGCGGCTGTGCCTGCAAGATTCCGCCCGGCGAATTGGAGGACGTGGTACGCGGGCTGACCCACGCCGATCCGAAGGATCCGCTCGGTGAGCTGCTCGTCGGACTCGACGACGGTGATGACGCGGCCGCGGTGCGGATCAACGGCGATACCGCGTTGATCGCGACGACCGACTTCTTCACACCCGTCGTCGACGACGCGTACGACTGGGGCCGGATCGCGGCGACCAACGCGCTGTCTGACGTCTACGCCATGGGCGGGCGACCGGTGGTGGCGGTGAACCTGCTGGGGTGGCCGCGCGATGTGCTGCCGTTCGAGTTGGCCGCCGAGACCCTGCGCGGCGGTCTCGATGTCTGTGCGGCGGCCGGTTGCCATCTCGCGGGCGGACACAGCGTGGACGATCCCGAACCCAAGTACGGCCTGGCCGTCACCGGCATCGCCGATCCGAAGCGGTTGTTACGCAACGATTCCGGTAAACCCGGTGTGCCGTTGTCGCTGACGAAGCCACTCGGCATCGGTGTGCTCAACAGCAGGCACAAGGCCACCGGTGAAGTGTTTCCCCAAGCGATCGAGGCGATGACGACCCTCAACGCCGCGGCCTCGGCTGCGGCACTCGCCGCCGGTGTCGAATGTGCCACGGATGTCACCGGTTTCGGTCTGCTCGGACATCTGCACAAGCTGGCCCGCGCCAGTGGGGTGACGGCGGTGATCGACTCGAAAGCCGTGCCCTATCTGGAAGGGGCCCGCGAGGCGATCGCGGCCGGATTCGTCAGCGGTGGGTCGCGGCGCAACCTCGAGTGGGTGAGCCCGCACATCGATGTGTCCGAGGTGAAAGAGGACGAGGCGCTGCTGCTCGCCGACGCGCAGACGTCCGGTGGTCTGCTGATCGCAGGCGAGATCCCGGGCGCCCCGGTGATCGGCGAACTCGTCGCGCGTGGCGATCACACCATTGTGGTGCGGTAA
- the nhaA gene encoding Na+/H+ antiporter NhaA — protein sequence MTISRDDAAVLRHRLVLNRFFNNDTYAAFALAGATASALIWANIGSTYSSLWETTASIEVGRLGLTLPLAEWVNEGLMTVFFFAVGLDVRRELTIGELRQRRRAILPACCALGGLVVPVVIFLSFTQGLPSSSAWGAVISTDTAFALGMLALVGPSNAPRLRIFLLTLAVLDDIGALTVIAVFYTADLDVGALALAGAGLFVVWMMQRVGVWRMTPYFVVAVATWFATHASGVHATLAGVLVALLMPVYPQHGPDVDRVARFVHLFRQAPNPRAARVVRRTLDYSVPLNQRMSEVLTPYVNFVVVPIFALANAGVALTGAAFHDAAASRLTWGIVVGLVVGKLLGITTAAFLVERFSAASRVPGLDLPRIAGIGALSGMGFTISLLVVKISLGDNRSQAEARVGVLIASAVAFLLAWATFRIGDRVRPLPTPAGRVLQRDVDMERDHVRGPRDAAATVVVYAAIDEDYRTRTAEALREVRQQFGDRLRIVFRHHTTDDQALNCALALEAAAQQGRFWDMHDALVKPGGDPDAALTDIARDVDLDVGRFEQSLNTNNQLSRVEDDNLDAQAAGLPASPTIYVQGNRVMGPANSWYLAQLLRRDVG from the coding sequence ATGACCATCAGCCGGGACGACGCAGCCGTTCTGCGTCACCGTCTGGTGTTGAACCGCTTCTTCAACAACGACACCTACGCGGCGTTCGCGCTCGCGGGAGCCACCGCGTCGGCGCTCATCTGGGCGAACATCGGCTCCACCTACTCGTCGTTGTGGGAGACCACGGCCTCGATCGAGGTAGGGCGACTCGGCCTGACCTTGCCGCTTGCCGAGTGGGTCAACGAGGGTCTGATGACCGTCTTCTTCTTCGCGGTCGGCCTGGACGTACGACGTGAACTCACCATCGGCGAGTTGCGGCAACGCCGCCGTGCCATCTTGCCGGCCTGCTGTGCGCTCGGCGGACTGGTGGTTCCCGTGGTCATTTTCCTGTCGTTCACACAGGGCCTGCCGTCGTCTTCGGCATGGGGTGCGGTCATCTCGACCGACACGGCCTTCGCGCTCGGCATGTTGGCTCTCGTCGGCCCGAGCAATGCCCCGCGGTTGCGGATATTCCTGCTGACCCTCGCCGTCCTCGACGACATCGGGGCACTCACGGTGATCGCCGTCTTCTACACCGCCGACCTCGACGTCGGCGCACTGGCGCTGGCGGGCGCGGGCCTGTTCGTGGTGTGGATGATGCAACGGGTCGGTGTGTGGCGGATGACGCCGTACTTCGTCGTCGCAGTGGCGACGTGGTTCGCGACCCACGCATCTGGTGTCCACGCGACCCTCGCCGGTGTTCTCGTCGCGCTTCTCATGCCGGTGTATCCACAACACGGGCCAGACGTCGACCGGGTCGCTCGGTTTGTCCATCTCTTCCGTCAAGCACCCAATCCACGGGCCGCAAGAGTGGTGCGTCGTACCTTGGACTACTCGGTCCCGCTGAATCAACGGATGTCCGAGGTTTTGACGCCGTACGTGAATTTCGTTGTGGTGCCGATCTTTGCCCTGGCGAATGCCGGGGTGGCGTTGACCGGTGCAGCGTTTCACGATGCGGCGGCTTCACGACTGACATGGGGCATTGTCGTCGGTTTGGTCGTCGGGAAACTGCTCGGCATCACCACCGCCGCGTTTCTCGTCGAACGGTTCTCAGCGGCTTCGCGCGTGCCTGGCCTCGATCTGCCGAGGATCGCAGGTATCGGCGCGTTGTCCGGCATGGGGTTCACGATTTCCCTGCTTGTGGTGAAGATTTCACTCGGGGACAACCGATCGCAGGCCGAGGCCCGCGTAGGTGTCTTGATCGCATCCGCGGTGGCGTTCCTGTTGGCATGGGCGACGTTCCGCATCGGCGACCGCGTGCGACCGTTGCCCACCCCTGCGGGGCGAGTCCTCCAGCGCGACGTGGATATGGAGCGAGACCACGTGCGCGGGCCCCGCGACGCGGCGGCCACCGTCGTGGTCTATGCCGCGATCGACGAGGACTACCGCACGAGAACGGCCGAAGCACTTCGCGAGGTCAGGCAGCAGTTCGGCGACCGCCTGCGGATCGTCTTCCGCCATCACACCACCGACGACCAGGCCTTGAACTGCGCACTGGCCCTCGAGGCCGCCGCCCAGCAGGGCCGCTTCTGGGACATGCACGACGCCCTCGTCAAACCCGGCGGCGACCCCGACGCCGCACTGACGGACATTGCCCGCGATGTCGACCTGGACGTGGGCCGCTTCGAACAGTCGCTCAACACCAACAACCAACTGTCGCGCGTAGAGGACGACAACCTCGATGCTCAGGCCGCCGGGCTGCCCGCCTCCCCGACGATCTACGTGCAGGGCAACCGCGTCATGGGTCCGGCGAACTCGTGGTATCTGGCACAGTTGCTACGCCGCGATGTCGGTTGA
- a CDS encoding AAA family ATPase, whose translation MADDAVIDELAAAVVRSPELTELRLHLAALLVERGRYAEALAHCSTVLAQDAGNSRAVDLLQTCSAALSSTPRPERFDWSAAEEQVADIVKPAFVEEPAQVVDENDFDAVRSSGVRLSDVAGMADVKRQLELSLLGPIRNPELMKAFKMSARGGLLLYGPPGCGKTYIAKAVSGELGANFYQVGIADVLSRWLGESERAVRAVFDTARRKAPCVLFFDEVDALGHRRSALGGSSGLRPVVNTLLEEMDSAASSNDGVYVLGATNAPWDVDVALRRPGRFDRMIFVPLPDPDARAAIVRLHLQDRPVEGINLATVLNRTDGFSGADLAHICDTATQLAMSHSLRTGQVRPVQMHDIDAALAQIRPSAGAWFDTARNVVEFGNRDGAFDDLANYMRRRRIR comes from the coding sequence ATGGCTGACGACGCGGTCATCGATGAGTTGGCTGCGGCTGTCGTACGCAGCCCCGAGTTGACCGAGCTTCGGCTGCACCTGGCCGCGTTGTTGGTCGAGCGTGGACGCTACGCCGAGGCGCTGGCCCATTGCAGCACCGTCCTGGCGCAGGATGCCGGTAACAGCCGCGCCGTGGACCTTCTACAGACATGCAGCGCAGCGTTGTCGTCGACACCCCGTCCCGAGCGGTTCGACTGGTCGGCAGCCGAGGAGCAGGTTGCCGATATCGTCAAGCCCGCGTTCGTCGAAGAGCCTGCGCAGGTGGTCGATGAAAACGATTTCGACGCCGTGCGGTCCAGCGGTGTGCGACTGTCGGACGTCGCTGGGATGGCCGATGTGAAGAGGCAGCTCGAGCTGTCGCTGCTCGGGCCCATCCGCAATCCCGAACTGATGAAGGCCTTCAAGATGTCGGCCCGTGGCGGCCTGCTGCTCTACGGTCCGCCCGGCTGCGGCAAGACCTACATCGCGAAGGCCGTGTCGGGCGAGCTTGGCGCGAACTTCTATCAAGTGGGCATCGCCGACGTGCTCAGTCGGTGGCTCGGCGAGAGCGAACGTGCGGTCCGCGCGGTGTTCGACACTGCACGTCGTAAGGCGCCGTGCGTGCTGTTCTTCGACGAGGTCGACGCCCTGGGGCATCGTCGCTCGGCTCTCGGCGGCAGTTCCGGGTTGCGTCCGGTGGTGAACACGCTGCTGGAGGAGATGGATTCGGCCGCGTCGAGCAATGACGGTGTCTACGTTCTCGGTGCCACGAATGCACCGTGGGATGTCGACGTCGCACTGCGGCGGCCGGGCCGGTTCGACCGGATGATCTTCGTGCCGCTGCCGGATCCTGATGCGCGGGCGGCGATCGTGCGTCTGCATCTGCAAGATCGTCCGGTGGAGGGCATCAACCTGGCCACCGTCCTCAATCGCACGGACGGTTTCTCCGGGGCAGATCTCGCTCATATCTGCGACACCGCAACGCAATTGGCCATGTCGCACTCGTTGCGCACAGGCCAGGTCCGACCGGTGCAGATGCACGACATCGATGCCGCCCTGGCGCAGATCCGCCCATCGGCCGGCGCGTGGTTCGACACCGCCCGCAACGTGGTGGAATTCGGCAACCGTGACGGCGCCTTCGATGATCTCGCGAACTACATGCGGCGCAGGAGGATCCGATGA
- a CDS encoding tetratricopeptide repeat protein — protein MTSTTGGARDVAQAYFDSGNYMRAEEVLRSALAQDPDNPELLAGYAQARLGLNDYQGAAWAAHSAITKAPTNEHAKRIYAFALSGQGRNADALQVAWKSVTEHPDVYIAHYAYANLLLSAGQAQQALTAINEALRLNPTAPDSWVLRGDIYRALNWMAPAEADYREALRLQPDNAAAVNNMAVNQLQRGDTRAAIGGFIGAGRLDPGVGELVRYNIGAALTRWLRLANTCVIFLFAAAVVVMALHDEGRPTVIPRIIAGLITVGFVAVLVWILRRVPTPALRAVVGQRKMLAVRMLFLVFAVIAGLGISLLGPNVVTSTLAGLLLPGVILMTLIRWFTRH, from the coding sequence ATGACATCGACAACTGGCGGCGCCAGGGATGTCGCGCAGGCGTACTTCGATTCCGGCAACTACATGCGCGCCGAAGAAGTCCTGAGGTCGGCGCTTGCCCAAGACCCGGACAACCCGGAACTGCTCGCGGGCTACGCTCAGGCCCGGCTCGGACTCAACGATTACCAAGGGGCGGCCTGGGCGGCGCATTCCGCAATAACGAAAGCCCCGACCAACGAGCATGCCAAGCGCATCTACGCGTTCGCCTTGAGCGGTCAGGGACGCAACGCCGACGCTCTACAGGTCGCGTGGAAGTCCGTCACCGAGCATCCGGACGTCTATATCGCCCATTACGCGTACGCGAACCTGTTGTTGTCTGCCGGGCAGGCACAGCAGGCGTTGACAGCGATCAACGAGGCATTGCGGCTGAATCCCACGGCCCCTGACTCATGGGTGCTGCGTGGTGACATCTACCGGGCCCTGAACTGGATGGCCCCAGCCGAGGCCGACTATCGCGAGGCGCTGCGATTGCAGCCCGACAACGCCGCTGCGGTGAACAATATGGCGGTCAACCAGCTCCAACGCGGAGATACCCGCGCTGCGATCGGTGGTTTCATCGGTGCCGGCCGACTCGACCCCGGGGTGGGGGAGTTGGTCCGCTACAACATCGGCGCGGCCTTGACGAGGTGGTTGCGGCTGGCGAACACGTGCGTGATCTTCTTGTTCGCGGCAGCCGTCGTTGTGATGGCGCTGCACGACGAAGGCCGGCCGACGGTCATCCCGAGGATCATCGCGGGGTTGATCACTGTCGGGTTCGTCGCTGTCCTCGTGTGGATCCTTCGTCGGGTGCCGACGCCCGCCTTGCGTGCCGTTGTCGGACAACGAAAGATGCTCGCGGTCCGGATGCTGTTTCTGGTTTTCGCGGTGATCGCCGGTCTCGGCATTTCGCTGCTGGGGCCGAATGTGGTGACCAGCACGCTTGCGGGACTGTTGTTGCCCGGCGTGATCCTGATGACGCTGATCCGGTGGTTCACCAGACACTGA
- a CDS encoding IS3 family transposase (programmed frameshift) — translation MAGRKRHSAEDIVRKLRRADELTAEGKTGEEIAAELEVSPATLYNWRRSYGGMDTDAAKELKELREQNARLKRLLAEAELVKDALREVAKGKILSPAAKRRAVDMLTTTMGMSERLACKAVGLARSTCRRLPLAETPADPDAEMRGWLRSYATKHPCHGFRRAWAALRYDERREVNKKKIHRLWREEGLQVRVHSPRKRAGVSSIPPIEADAPNVVWAIDFQFDSTIDGKAIKIASMIDEHTRVSLLNIVERSITADRLVEELKKVFVAAGGPPRVLRMDNGPEFISQALQQFCDGRIGMSYIPPGTPWNNGHIESFNNRLRKECLNRNHWNTLLEARVVIGDFKDEHNHRHRHSALGYRTPAEYAAVCSCTHTPVACSIN, via the exons ATGGCTGGTCGGAAGCGGCACTCTGCAGAAGACATCGTGCGCAAACTGCGCCGTGCGGACGAACTGACCGCGGAAGGCAAGACCGGCGAGGAAATCGCCGCCGAACTCGAGGTCTCGCCCGCGACGCTGTACAACTGGCGCCGCTCCTACGGCGGCATGGACACCGACGCCGCCAAAGAACTCAAGGAACTGCGCGAGCAGAACGCCCGACTCAAGCGACTGCTCGCCGAGGCCGAGCTGGTCAAAGACGCCCTGCGGGAGGTCGCGA AAGGGAAAATTCTGAGCCCAGCTGCCAAGCGCCGCGCCGTCGACATGCTCACCACCACGATGGGCATGTCGGAACGGCTGGCCTGCAAAGCCGTTGGGCTGGCCCGCTCCACCTGCCGTCGCCTCCCTCTGGCGGAGACCCCCGCTGATCCCGATGCTGAGATGCGGGGCTGGCTGCGTTCCTACGCCACCAAACACCCCTGCCATGGGTTCCGACGTGCCTGGGCAGCGCTGCGCTACGACGAACGCCGTGAGGTCAACAAGAAGAAGATCCACCGGCTGTGGCGCGAGGAGGGCCTGCAGGTGCGGGTGCACAGTCCGCGTAAGCGGGCCGGGGTGTCCTCCATCCCGCCGATCGAGGCCGACGCCCCGAACGTGGTGTGGGCGATCGACTTCCAGTTCGATTCCACCATCGACGGCAAGGCCATCAAGATCGCCTCGATGATCGACGAACACACCCGCGTCTCGCTGCTCAACATCGTCGAACGCTCGATCACCGCCGACCGACTCGTTGAGGAGTTGAAGAAGGTGTTCGTCGCGGCGGGTGGGCCGCCGAGGGTGCTGCGGATGGACAACGGGCCGGAATTCATTTCTCAAGCACTGCAACAGTTTTGCGACGGAAGGATCGGTATGTCCTATATTCCGCCAGGGACGCCGTGGAACAACGGACACATCGAATCGTTCAACAACCGACTGCGCAAGGAGTGCCTGAACCGCAACCACTGGAACACCCTGCTCGAGGCCCGGGTGGTCATCGGCGACTTCAAAGACGAGCACAACCACCGACACCGACACTCGGCGCTGGGCTACCGCACGCCGGCCGAGTACGCTGCCGTCTGCAGCTGCACCCACACACCGGTGGCCTGCAGCATCAACTGA